One genomic segment of Mesoterricola silvestris includes these proteins:
- a CDS encoding CBS domain-containing protein, with protein MTDMKRILDAKGYTFFFISAEAKVADAVRLLEQKKVGFLLVMDGERMEGVFSERDVVKLMARKGPTAMDLKVADVMTTSVYHVALRTSVDEVMGLMSEKGIRHVPVMDGKMVVGVVSIRDVVAEVVADREITIKGLENYIVGTDFRN; from the coding sequence ATGACCGACATGAAGCGCATCCTGGACGCGAAGGGGTACACCTTCTTCTTCATCTCGGCCGAAGCCAAGGTCGCGGATGCCGTTCGCCTCCTGGAGCAGAAGAAGGTGGGCTTCCTGCTGGTGATGGACGGCGAGCGCATGGAAGGCGTCTTCTCCGAGCGCGACGTGGTCAAGCTCATGGCCCGCAAGGGACCCACCGCGATGGACCTGAAGGTGGCCGACGTCATGACCACCTCCGTCTACCACGTCGCCCTGCGCACCTCCGTGGACGAGGTCATGGGCCTCATGAGCGAGAAAGGCATCCGCCACGTCCCGGTGATGGACGGCAAGATGGTGGTGGGCGTCGTCTCCATCCGCGACGTGGTGGCCGAGGTCGTGGCCGACCGCGAAATCACGATCAAGGGCCTGGAGAACTACATCGTCGGGACGGATTTCCGGAACTAG
- a CDS encoding tRNA pseudouridine synthase A — protein sequence MAYPYFLRCAYVGTGFSGFQIQSTLRSVQGDLWKALRTFEPGAPMPQGTGRTDAGVHAKAQGVLVQLGKAWDPYRLLAAFNAHLAPDVRIMAVLPAPEGFFPRAHAVAKRYVYRLQEGPAADPFLHQRRWHVHGAQGLDRAAMAEACGHLRGVHDFSSFRHQECAALSPVKEIYAIRMEGQGPALDLVFEGNRFLMHMVRILTGTIVEVGKGRFRAQDMPAVLEARDRARAGITAPPHGLYLEEVWYQKRWGILDPSPWPEEPPRD from the coding sequence ATGGCCTATCCCTATTTCCTCCGCTGCGCCTACGTCGGCACGGGCTTTTCCGGCTTCCAGATCCAGTCCACCCTGCGCAGCGTCCAGGGGGATCTGTGGAAGGCCCTGCGCACCTTCGAGCCCGGGGCCCCCATGCCCCAGGGCACGGGCCGCACCGACGCCGGCGTCCACGCGAAGGCCCAGGGCGTCCTGGTGCAGCTGGGCAAGGCCTGGGACCCCTACCGGCTCCTGGCGGCCTTCAACGCCCACCTGGCTCCGGACGTGCGGATCATGGCCGTGCTGCCCGCCCCGGAGGGCTTCTTCCCCCGGGCCCACGCGGTGGCCAAGCGCTACGTGTACCGCCTGCAGGAGGGCCCCGCCGCGGATCCCTTCCTGCACCAGAGGCGCTGGCACGTGCATGGCGCCCAGGGCCTGGACCGCGCGGCCATGGCCGAGGCCTGCGGGCACCTGCGGGGGGTCCACGATTTCTCGAGTTTCCGGCACCAGGAGTGCGCGGCCCTCTCGCCGGTGAAGGAGATCTACGCCATCCGCATGGAGGGGCAGGGACCGGCCCTGGACCTGGTCTTCGAGGGGAACCGCTTCCTCATGCACATGGTGCGGATCCTCACGGGGACGATCGTGGAGGTGGGCAAGGGCCGTTTCCGGGCCCAGGACATGCCCGCCGTGCTGGAGGCCCGGGACCGGGCCCGGGCCGGCATCACCGCGCCGCCCCATGGCCTCTACCTGGAGGAGGTCTGGTACCAGAAGCGCTGGGGCATCCTGGATCCCTCCCCCTGGCCCGAGGAGCCCCCCCGGGACTGA
- the nadE gene encoding NAD(+) synthase produces MRIALLQLNSRLGDPEANGLALENAYREALALGADLVLSAEMAVGGYLAEDRLWEAGLRRAVTRESERLAGITGPVPLVFGTCSPSPTGRLWNELWWCQDGGVRTVARKRILPAYDVFDESRYFEADPGRQALVDHLGERVGLSVCEDLWANPVLAPGPILYPFDPIADLAEQGATLILNASASPGHLGSFLPPGRSAPWAAPSKLALRKRLLQGHAARHGVAIAYASRVGSESWLTFDGGSGLVLPDGTWQRDEFFREGVVMTDTSAAGSPWPAEPGEAQWLRRALGTGLRENMDKQGLEAAVVGLSGGIDSSVVAAMAAESLGPERVLGIALPTAYTSQESLDLAREQARVLGIPFLQLDAGLPFAGAARALEAAFPDRKFGLTDENFQSRCRGMLLMGATSEPAVHRLLGTTRVAVLNTGNKSEAATGYFTLYGDGIGAFGILGDCLKARVFALARELGDAIPAGVLNRRPTAELRPDQTDEASLMPYAQLDAILGILLEARREEDRVPEDLACALEGPALDQARAALPRVFALLRNSEFKRRQLPFSLKVSPWAFGRGRRIPLTAK; encoded by the coding sequence ATGCGCATCGCCCTCCTCCAGCTCAACTCCCGCCTGGGCGACCCGGAAGCCAACGGCCTCGCCCTGGAGAACGCCTACCGCGAAGCCCTGGCCCTGGGCGCCGACCTGGTGCTTTCGGCGGAGATGGCCGTGGGCGGCTACCTGGCCGAGGACCGCCTCTGGGAGGCCGGGCTGCGCCGGGCCGTGACCCGGGAATCGGAGCGGCTGGCCGGGATCACGGGCCCCGTGCCCCTGGTCTTCGGGACCTGCAGCCCCTCCCCCACGGGCCGGCTCTGGAACGAGTTGTGGTGGTGCCAGGACGGGGGCGTGCGCACCGTGGCCCGCAAGCGCATCCTGCCGGCCTACGACGTGTTCGACGAAAGCCGCTATTTCGAGGCGGACCCCGGGCGCCAGGCCCTGGTGGACCACCTGGGCGAACGCGTGGGCCTTTCGGTGTGCGAGGATCTGTGGGCCAACCCCGTGCTGGCCCCGGGACCCATCCTCTATCCCTTCGACCCCATCGCGGACCTGGCGGAGCAGGGGGCCACCCTCATCCTCAACGCCTCCGCCAGCCCCGGGCACCTGGGCAGCTTCCTTCCCCCGGGCCGGAGCGCGCCCTGGGCGGCGCCCTCCAAGCTCGCCCTGCGCAAGCGGCTCCTGCAGGGCCACGCCGCGCGGCACGGGGTGGCCATCGCCTACGCGAGCCGGGTGGGCTCGGAAAGCTGGCTCACCTTCGACGGCGGTTCGGGCCTGGTGCTGCCCGACGGCACCTGGCAGCGGGACGAATTCTTCCGGGAGGGGGTGGTCATGACCGACACCTCCGCGGCCGGCTCCCCCTGGCCCGCGGAGCCCGGGGAGGCCCAGTGGCTGCGCCGGGCCCTGGGCACCGGCCTGCGGGAGAACATGGACAAGCAGGGCCTGGAGGCCGCCGTGGTGGGCCTTTCCGGCGGCATCGACAGCTCCGTGGTGGCGGCCATGGCCGCCGAGAGCCTGGGCCCGGAGCGGGTGCTGGGCATCGCGCTGCCCACCGCGTACACGAGCCAGGAGAGCCTGGACCTGGCCCGGGAGCAGGCCCGGGTCCTGGGCATCCCCTTCCTGCAGCTGGACGCGGGCCTGCCCTTCGCCGGGGCCGCCCGGGCCCTGGAGGCCGCCTTCCCCGACCGGAAGTTCGGCCTCACCGACGAGAACTTCCAGAGCCGGTGCCGCGGCATGCTCCTCATGGGCGCCACCTCGGAACCCGCCGTGCACCGTCTCCTGGGCACCACCCGGGTGGCCGTGCTGAACACCGGCAACAAGAGCGAGGCCGCCACCGGCTACTTCACCCTCTACGGCGACGGCATCGGGGCCTTCGGCATCCTGGGCGACTGCCTCAAGGCCCGGGTCTTCGCCCTGGCCCGGGAGCTGGGCGACGCCATCCCCGCCGGCGTCCTGAACCGCCGCCCCACCGCCGAGCTCCGCCCCGACCAGACCGACGAGGCCAGCCTCATGCCCTACGCCCAGCTGGACGCCATCCTGGGCATCCTCCTGGAGGCCCGGAGGGAGGAGGACCGGGTCCCCGAGGACCTGGCCTGCGCCCTGGAAGGCCCCGCCCTGGACCAGGCCCGCGCCGCCCTCCCCCGCGTCTTCGCCCTCCTCCGCAATTCCGAATTCAAGCGCCGCCAACTCCCCTTCAGCCTGAAGGTCAGCCCCTGGGCCTTCGGGAGGGGCCGCCGCATTCCGTTGACCGCCAAATAA
- a CDS encoding flagellar basal body-associated FliL family protein has protein sequence MKKMIIFGGIGLVVLLLLGGGGFYAWKALGAKKVAAALPGDAAQKEGAAPKEGEAAGPAKEEDDDEEEAPAKGGEEGGGGPPVMTLNRLIVNLDGRKNAFLKCDIHILFRNQELGKLAASDKPTPENSIIRSMVLEAISGKTVEAASDMETRESIRQEIKEKLNTKFANRHSKEELDKAKKTGKKVKPPIKDVLIVDWALQQ, from the coding sequence ATGAAGAAGATGATCATTTTCGGCGGCATCGGACTGGTGGTCCTGCTGCTCCTGGGCGGGGGCGGATTCTACGCATGGAAGGCCCTGGGCGCCAAGAAGGTCGCCGCGGCCCTGCCCGGGGACGCCGCCCAGAAGGAGGGCGCGGCGCCCAAGGAGGGGGAGGCCGCGGGCCCCGCCAAGGAGGAGGACGACGACGAGGAGGAGGCCCCGGCCAAGGGCGGGGAGGAAGGGGGCGGAGGCCCTCCGGTCATGACCCTCAACCGCCTCATCGTGAACCTGGACGGGCGCAAGAACGCCTTCCTCAAGTGCGATATCCACATCCTCTTCCGCAACCAGGAACTGGGCAAGCTGGCCGCCAGCGACAAGCCCACGCCGGAAAACAGCATCATCCGCTCCATGGTCCTGGAGGCCATTTCCGGCAAGACCGTGGAAGCCGCCTCGGACATGGAGACCCGGGAATCCATCCGCCAGGAGATCAAGGAGAAGCTCAACACCAAGTTCGCCAACCGCCACTCCAAGGAGGAGCTGGACAAGGCCAAGAAGACCGGCAAGAAGGTCAAGCCTCCCATCAAGGACGTCCTGATCGTCGACTGGGCCCTCCAGCAGTAG
- a CDS encoding HU family DNA-binding protein, with the protein MNKAELISAVAEKADINKSKAAAALDTIIASVSAALRAGDKVTLVGFGTFSVATRGPRTGRNPRDGAKIKIAAKKVAKFKPGKKLADDVNGKGGKKKK; encoded by the coding sequence ATGAACAAGGCCGAACTGATCAGCGCCGTCGCTGAAAAGGCTGACATCAACAAGTCCAAGGCCGCCGCCGCCCTGGATACCATCATCGCCAGCGTCTCCGCCGCCCTGCGCGCCGGCGACAAGGTCACCCTCGTCGGCTTCGGCACCTTCTCCGTCGCCACCCGTGGCCCCCGCACCGGCCGCAACCCCCGCGACGGCGCGAAGATCAAGATCGCCGCCAAGAAGGTCGCCAAGTTCAAGCCCGGCAAGAAGCTCGCTGACGACGTCAACGGCAAGGGCGGCAAGAAGAAGAAGTAG
- a CDS encoding FliM/FliN family flagellar motor switch protein: MAKRSDRLDTDRVLTFETVIGELMPFIDTRFRLEIQLGTATMTIRELLDLDVGSLVELKKSAGEPMEVLCKGRPVMRGEVTVLEDSLGLRIVEIIDPHRKV, encoded by the coding sequence ATGGCCAAGCGCAGCGACAGGCTCGACACCGACCGCGTCCTCACCTTCGAAACGGTGATCGGGGAGCTCATGCCGTTCATCGACACCCGGTTCCGCCTGGAGATCCAGCTGGGCACGGCCACCATGACCATCCGGGAGCTCCTGGACCTGGACGTGGGGTCCCTGGTGGAGCTGAAGAAGAGCGCCGGCGAGCCCATGGAGGTCCTGTGCAAGGGCCGCCCCGTCATGCGCGGCGAGGTGACGGTGCTGGAGGATTCGCTGGGGCTGCGGATCGTGGAGATCATCGACCCCCACCGGAAGGTCTGA